The Kineothrix sp. MB12-C1 genome includes a window with the following:
- a CDS encoding glycoside hydrolase family 43 protein translates to MKLYNRKINDPAPLGQADPYVIKASDGRYYMYATGGQVYSSDELLNGWKYEGVHLDMPGQKVCWAPSVIEIDGKYYMYYSSIDEDCDDEHGHTMRVAVSDTPAGVFKYEKTLLPPFSIDAHVVETPSGLYLFYCNNDYEAERAGTYILCDRMESPLVVEGKPIPVVCPTIDEEIYMKDRFKVGQHWHTIEGAFYFYHDGIHFLMYSGACYQNPTYFIGYCIAHGPENADLRELEWKKYPDNHTYAPLLRKNEFIEGMGHNSVIFDNEKCYIIYHGRDNGDIALKEDARSARIDEMFIDREKLFVNVTR, encoded by the coding sequence ATGAAGTTATATAATAGAAAGATAAATGATCCTGCTCCTTTAGGGCAGGCAGATCCCTATGTAATAAAAGCAAGCGATGGAAGATATTATATGTATGCTACAGGAGGGCAGGTATATAGCAGCGATGAACTCTTAAATGGGTGGAAATATGAGGGAGTCCATTTGGATATGCCGGGGCAGAAAGTCTGCTGGGCACCGAGCGTGATTGAAATTGACGGTAAATATTACATGTATTATTCCAGTATAGATGAAGATTGTGATGACGAACACGGTCATACTATGCGGGTAGCGGTGTCGGATACCCCGGCTGGAGTGTTTAAGTATGAAAAGACATTATTGCCTCCCTTTTCCATTGATGCACATGTTGTAGAAACTCCATCGGGTCTGTATCTTTTCTATTGCAATAATGATTATGAAGCAGAACGTGCGGGTACATATATTCTGTGTGATAGGATGGAAAGTCCGCTTGTTGTAGAAGGAAAACCAATTCCTGTAGTGTGCCCTACGATTGATGAAGAAATTTATATGAAGGATAGATTCAAAGTCGGACAGCATTGGCATACGATAGAAGGTGCTTTTTATTTCTATCACGATGGCATTCATTTTCTGATGTATTCCGGCGCATGCTATCAGAATCCTACGTATTTTATCGGATATTGTATTGCACATGGCCCGGAGAATGCTGATTTAAGAGAATTGGAATGGAAGAAGTATCCTGATAATCATACGTATGCTCCTCTTTTGAGAAAGAATGAGTTTATAGAGGGGATGGGACACAATAGTGTTATATTTGATAACGAGAAATGTTATATCATATATCATGGACGTGATAACGGAGATATTGCATTGAAAGAGGATGCGCGTTCGGCGAGAATCGACGAGATGTTTATTGATAGGGAAAAACTATTTGTTAATGTGACGCGGTAA